The following are from one region of the Sandaracinus amylolyticus genome:
- a CDS encoding TerC family protein, protein MLALDLGVLHRSTRTVSMREAARWSAIWVGLAIGFDGLVWATLGAGPAIDFATAYVIEKSLSVDNLFVFLVVFGALRIGPEHQHRVLFWGILGALVMRGAMIAAGLELLSRFHWLIYVFGGVLVVTGLKLLRGWFRGEEDEEAALENGRLFRFVRRWIPSTPSLHGGRFFVVENGRRLATPLLVALVLVELTDVVFALDSIPAVVAVSRDPFIVFTSNVFAILGLRNLYFLLAGAVEKLHHLKLGLSAVLVFVGAKMALVDVVSISPLASLAIVATMLGLPFVLGRARRA, encoded by the coding sequence ATGCTCGCGCTCGACCTCGGTGTCCTCCACCGGTCGACGCGCACCGTGTCGATGCGCGAGGCGGCGCGCTGGAGCGCGATCTGGGTGGGGCTCGCCATCGGCTTCGACGGGCTGGTGTGGGCCACGCTCGGCGCGGGCCCCGCGATCGACTTCGCGACCGCGTACGTCATCGAGAAATCACTCTCGGTCGACAACCTCTTCGTGTTCCTCGTCGTGTTCGGCGCGCTGCGCATCGGCCCCGAGCACCAACACCGCGTGCTCTTCTGGGGCATCCTCGGCGCGCTCGTCATGCGCGGCGCGATGATCGCGGCCGGGCTCGAGCTGCTCTCGCGCTTCCACTGGCTGATCTACGTGTTCGGCGGCGTCCTCGTCGTCACCGGGCTCAAGCTGCTGCGCGGCTGGTTCCGCGGCGAAGAGGACGAAGAGGCGGCGCTCGAGAACGGGCGCTTGTTCCGCTTCGTGCGCCGCTGGATCCCGTCGACACCGTCGCTCCACGGCGGACGCTTCTTCGTCGTCGAGAACGGGCGTCGCCTCGCCACGCCGCTGCTCGTCGCGCTCGTGCTCGTCGAGCTCACCGACGTCGTGTTCGCGCTCGACTCGATCCCCGCGGTGGTCGCGGTGAGCCGCGATCCCTTCATCGTCTTCACGTCGAACGTCTTCGCGATCCTCGGCCTGCGGAACCTCTACTTCCTGCTCGCGGGCGCGGTCGAGAAGCTCCATCACCTCAAGCTCGGTCTCTCCGCGGTGCTCGTGTTCGTCGGCGCGAAGATGGCGCTCGTCGACGTCGTGTCGATCTCGCCGCTCGCCTCGCTCGCGATCGTCGCGACGATGCTCGGGCTGCCCTTCGTGCTCGGCCGCGCTCGCCGCGCCTGA